CAAACGAATTCTCAAATCATTGTTCAGGTCATATTTCGACAACAACTCATTAGAATAACTGAAAGTCATATTATAGGAGTATCTTACCCATAACTCTTCAGGGCTGCTATTGGTAGCAGGTAACTGTCCCGTAGTATAAGCACCATAATTAACAATCTTCGCTTTTCCTGATCCCAATATCAGATCAGCGTATTTTTCTGCATTTACATAGTCTCCCATACTCATGTAAATACGGGCTAGCATCCCATATGCCGCTCCCTTAGTTACCCTTGTATTGTTGATGTTGGTCTCCGGCAGATCTGGAATAGCAGCGACGATATCATTGATCAGCTGATCATACATAGCCTGTAACGTAAGTCTCGCCGGTGTATCCTTACTTACATCAGTAGTATTTACGTAAGGCAGGCCATAATCTATATTTGCAGTAGCTTTATTGTAAGCCGGAGCGAAGAAGGAAAGCAGATGAAAATAATTAAAAGTCTTTGCCACCATGGCCTCCGCATACAGTTGCTTTTTTTGTTGGTCTGTGCCGTCTGTAGCTGACAGAACACCTTCGGTTACAACATTAAGATTAGCAATAGTGTTATACAAATCAGCCCAATAATCGGGGCGCACACTGCTATTATTTATGTACTCTACCCAAAAATAAGTATTCCCTTTAGGTGAAGTCTGCCCCTGGAGATTAAGGCTGGCATCATTGAGATCATCTGTGGAATAGATGATTAGATTGTTTTGACCAAATGGATTAACAATAAGTTCACTATTTAAGACGCCTTCAAAATCACCCAGGCTTTCTGCAATGATCACCCCCTTAGGTTTTATGTCAAGAAATTTTTTACACGACACAGCCATCAGTACCGGAATCGTGAGTATATATATTAGTTTATTAAGTTTCATATTGATCAGTTTTTCTTTTAAAAATTGGTTGATAATGAAAACGTGAAGGATGGGACCAATGGAAGACCTCTACTACCAGATACAAAATTCAACGTTTCCGGATCTATATCATTCCCACTAAAAACGTACTTACCGGGATTCTGTACCTGCAGGATAAACTTAGTATTGCTTAACCCTAATTTTTGAACCGCTTTATCTTTCAGGTTATACGTTAATGTGATGTTTCTTAAAGCTACAAAATCGAGCTTACGAACAAACTGCTGACC
This is a stretch of genomic DNA from Candidatus Pedobacter colombiensis. It encodes these proteins:
- a CDS encoding RagB/SusD family nutrient uptake outer membrane protein; this encodes MKLNKLIYILTIPVLMAVSCKKFLDIKPKGVIIAESLGDFEGVLNSELIVNPFGQNNLIIYSTDDLNDASLNLQGQTSPKGNTYFWVEYINNSSVRPDYWADLYNTIANLNVVTEGVLSATDGTDQQKKQLYAEAMVAKTFNYFHLLSFFAPAYNKATANIDYGLPYVNTTDVSKDTPARLTLQAMYDQLINDIVAAIPDLPETNINNTRVTKGAAYGMLARIYMSMGDYVNAEKYADLILGSGKAKIVNYGAYTTGQLPATNSSPEELWVRYSYNMTFSYSNELLSKYDLNNDLRIRLLATKKNDGTYSYSNFQAYNPNRGITYAEIFLDKAECLARSGDINGALNIVNNTIRKNRFLAAQYTALTASTPEAALTAVLEERRRELAFKGLRWIDMKRLDREGRMPAVKRMSKDGTAVLTTLAPGSSAYTFQIPLMVQSFNVNMPLNKR